From the genome of Hippoglossus stenolepis isolate QCI-W04-F060 chromosome 13, HSTE1.2, whole genome shotgun sequence:
ctCTCACCTGCAGGGACTGTTTGTTCCCATCAGAATGGTGAATTACTGAATGAATaatctgttattgttgttgttgcttggtgttgattgtattttaatagattaaaaaaaatgtgatacaCCTTTAATAGAATGGTTTTTTTATAGCTTCTTTATTTAGGCTAGGGTTCTTTATCACTTTTGCATGTTAATACgaattgatgacatttctatCAATAATATAAGTTATTCAGTGTCCTAGTCATTTTTCCACAATGCTTtcaataaatgtgtaatattgAGCTTGACATGCATAAAGCAAGttgatttttacttttttttaaaaagcctaaTACAAGTGTCTGGACTAGATTTTCCCCGAAAAGCTAAAGACTCTTTAAAGCATTGTTTCAAATTTGAGAAACCATTTGTGGAAAGGCCAAAAATGAGAGATTTCACAGCTTTTTCACATCTAGGTCACATCAAATCAGACACAAAAGActtaacaaatatatttaaaatgttttgaagcTTTTAAAACCtttgtgaaaacactgtttttctcCGCCTTAATTTGAGAAGAACTTGGTCTCAAGTCAGCTTGTTCATGTCTCATATAATGTGAACAAATTTGATGTGGTATGTTTCTCAGTGTGTTTCCTATGGAGCAGAAAGGACATGAATTGAGACAAAGTGGTGAGGGGCAGAGGAAAAGTCAAACAAAGGGTCCATGTCCCTACATGAGGAACATGGAGACTAAAGGAGAGGCAGGAAGTTACTATATAAACTGACATATGAATGGAAAAGGcccagaaaagaaaacagaaacaaacggAATTATAAGGAAAGGGGAATAAGGAAGTGAGGataaaaagaaggaaggaaaacaacagtaaaacattaATACAAAACAAGATGAGTGTTAGAGGGACAGAAGAGTCCATAATAATTGTTTCTCACTTTATTAAAACAAGACAGAGGCCCCTCCTCATCAGGGATCCTGCTGGAAAATCAAGGTAATTGATGACCGATCTGGTTAATATGTGTTTTGGGGTTGGGAAGAAGTTACAAGTAGGAATTTTCTCAGATAAACAAGAATTATAAAAAGGTGAAGAACAACGGATGCAGGGGGCCCCCACGCCTGTGTTTGCCCTGGGCCCCCAAATTGCTAAATCCACCCCTGGTCTGTATGTGGAGGTAAAACAGTGATATTAGCTTAAAAACGAAATAAGgagacaggtttttttttgcctgtatagatataaatataaatcacatCCCTGCAATGTTACGTCCAAACGAAACGCACCTCAGCACAAGTAACGTACTTTGTGTTATTTTCGCGGTTTGAGAGCGGGGAGGGGCGGTTTACGGGGTGTCCCTGAATGCCTCAGCAGCCCGTTGACGCTCCGCATACGAactagaagaagaagaaggagaagaagaggagaagactCCGTAAGTAACAAACCTTTATTCACTCACAGGAAAAGTCTGACTCACTATatcagagttttaaaaaaaaacaacaacccgaCACTCGAGATCAAAGCCGTGCCTTTCATCTGCTTCGATTAATcgatgaagaagcagcagcagcagcagagagaaaaaaagttcTCATCCTCGTTTCCGCTGCTTCGGCTTCACCGTTAACTCGACGACTGCAGCGCGAAGTCCCGGGTCCGAGCTGTCACACGTGTTTTATAAAGATCAAAGCTACGTGACCACGGGGATTTCTCTCGAGTGTTGACCTGAAACATAACGTGTGGGGAAGAAGGAGGAACCTCCACATTCCTGCTGTGGGGGtagaaagagctgctgctgctcgatGAGGAGAAGAGACGCAGGAATGTGTCCGAGGAATTCACCTGAAACGAGCTCAGCTCGTGTCGACGCTTctcaagaagagagagagtccCGCGTTACTTCTATTGTAAGAGTAACGTAGTAACTGTAACGCTAGAGggacatgttgtgtgtgtgtgtgtgtgtgtgtgtgtgtgtgtgtgtgtgtgggagggggggggatcactgtgtcttaaaggtccagtgtgtaagatttagatgaaagggatctgccgaatattaaataatcctagtgatgtttctaCCCCAGAATAAGactctttatattttaatcaCAGGATGGTGTTGTGATTTCAGACCCATCATTTTCCTGTGACACACGGAATCCACCCAAATTATAAACAGGCACAACACTGAACAAGCAGGTAACAACACTAGAGGAGCCTTTGGGTCCGTCCacatgaatgtattttaaattttaaaatgcatcaggTTTAAATCTCGTTTCTCTATGTAGCAAAAATACAAGTTCACTCTCTGTACAAGTCGGAATCCGAGCGAGGTGTGTTATTGAAATGTCACAAGGTCCGAGCTGTTTGCTCCTCAGGTGACCGTTTGAtaaggtgaaggaggtgaaggaggtgaaggaggtgaaggagcgAGGCCACGTCTTTGTCAAGAGCAGGCAAGAGAAGTTATGACCCCCTATACAACTACTGTCTCAACTCTGTGTCCTCTCAGTCATAGATCACTGCAGCGTGGAAAATAACACAAGAGCAATTCCACCTTCCACGTGCTGCGTCGTAACGGATATTGTAAAAGGTCGTTAAAGTGGCTCATCAGTTTAGtcctttgctttttctctttctgacaGCAAAGCCCGAATAAttcttcctttgtgtttttattttgcaaagCTCAAAATGAAATACTTAAGTCGTTTAGAGCAGCAACAATAAGTTGATTGGAACTGGAATGTTGgtctattttttaaatttcatagatcaaataattaattagttGCAGCTCCAAATGTTTTCCACGAGAGTGTGTAGCactatgtgtgcgtgtggtgaTGTGCATCCTCACACCATGTCAGTGCCACATTACATCCAGtctttaatttttaatgttttaaagaagTAGACTCGTCTCTTTAAGAGTTAACTGATGCAGGGCCCATTTCTAAAGCTGCCTGTTTAGACGTTTTGCTTGGCCTGTTGACTttgcctgtggtaatgctggttgcagctttatttctgatACTGTGAAGGTgacctgcagcagaaagagctgttcacatgtttgttcaaAGCTCAGTGAAACTCGACTCAGTCCCAGAGAATCAGTTTCTGTTGCTGTTGCCTTGAACGTGGTCGACAACGTCACTTGccttgatgagtcccagccgccgccgctgcagagcgctggtcgcctgtttattcaatgtttGTTAATGTTGAATGTGGCACGTGTCCAAGTAGcatcacattttaaactgcACTTCAAAACATTTACAGCTCTCCAGATATGTGCgtcacagacagacggacattTCTGTTCAttgattttaacagttttaaacaGCAAAGCACagaacaatacacacacaactaatACATAAGAGAAGACAAtagcaaagacaacaaagaaagacaaagccATACACACGGTGTTGGTGACACAACAATGAGACGTTGTACATAATTTAACACATAattaacaaagacacaaagatcAGTTAGACAATAAGCTGTTTACTTGAAATTTTAAATCAGCCTGAAGATATGATGTCTAATCTTCTGAAGAAGTGCCTCCCTGTTTGATCTAGTAAATCTAATTTTCACCTTTCTCCATTTTAGCAAATAAACCAAGAcacttttactgtgaaataaaaaaaaattacgtATATTTGAGTGGCTACTGCATAGCAAagataatatttataatttatgcCATGCATTAGCCACTctaataaaagctttttaattttcttgGTTTATTTCCTACTTTTGTATTAAAACGCGCCAAAAAgcaccttgtgtgttttttttttacacaaactcGTTCTTTGCCTTTCTGCTTGTGTCTCTGACTTTGTCCCCAGAGCGACActccactgtctctctgtggctgtgtgtgtgtgtccctcctgACAACAGGCCTGTAGCAGCAGTCAGGTGACCATGAGTCACAGTCCCAGCTGTGCAGGGGGCACGCTCTCCACAACCATTGCACACAACACTTTGCTGCTAACACACAACGGCTCATTAAGGCTTGTTGCCTGTGTTGTGAGTGTTGGAGGGATGTGGAGGACAACAGGCGCCAGCAGAGGTCGGGGCTCATTCACACATCTTCACTTCTTTTTAGGAAGTTCAGACACATCACAAGGGACCAGACAGTTTTTAAACAtgcatttttataaacatttataaaacatttataatggAGTGAAGGTAAGTGTATAATAATGTTTACAATACCTTTTATATGGTATTATTGAAGACTTCCgtattatttaatgttaatataCATAAGGTGCTACACTGCAAATAgtttacttttcatttaaaagtaaaatactgcATTTAGTATCAATGGTAAATGGCCTGTTACACTTTTCTAATCTTGATGACTCCTCTAAGTGCTTTGGAatggggagactgggatcgaacagctgaccttctggttagaggatgacccgctctaccacCTGAGCCACAGTTGCCTTGTCCCTGTGTTGgctgtcagtctcagctgttgcTTCTGCCCCAGCACCATGTTGgctgctgtcctcctcctcctcctcctcctcctcacatctctgTCTTCATCAGCTGCTGACCCTTCCTGACCCTCTCTTGCTGCGACAGCTGTCATAGCAGCGCTAGTTGAAGCCTGGAAATATTCCAAACAAATGAATTTGTGCCCCTTCAGGTTGAGCCCTTCAGAGTCCTTGAATCCTCTTGATTGTCCCTCCCTTCCTTGCACTCACGATCTCGTGTTGATCCACACAGATACAGGGCTGCTGTTCATTTCATATGACAAGAAAGGGATCCGTTAGAGTTGTGCAAGGCGATGGGTTTGTTGTTTGCTAACATCTCATTCATTTCTCAACCTGTTCTCTTGTTGCTTCTTGTAGAAAATGGTCCAGTAGGATAGGAAGATGCCAGTGATGAGTCAGAGCAGTCCCTGTTTGTGGACCCAGCtcccacagagcagcaggtccCCGTGTGACCGCTACAAACACGCCTGCTGCAGCCACGACGGACACGTATATATCCTGGGCGGCCGAGACAACAGCTGTCTGAGGGATTTCTGGAGGTACAGCGTAGGTAAGAGCAAATAAACACCACTTGTGTTCAGCTCATTTCAGTGCCACAGAGGTTTGTGACATTCGAAGCAACAATGGGAGTGACGTGCTAGGTTCAGTGCCGTTATCATGGACCTTATCAAAAgccagaaaacagaaaacaatgagctgcattgaaatcaaacacacaattttGTCCAATTTCTTAGTGTGTAACGAGTGGACGGagttgagctgcagcagtgaagctGCACCAGAAGAGCTAGAGGAACATTCGATGGTGGCTCATGAGGTACAAACCCAtcaaaatctgatttaaatCGTTTTTTAATCCactttttatattatatctgttaaaaatatacatatgttGCTTCTGTATCTGCCAATATcactttttgttgtgtgtgtcaaGAATGTGTTTAGCAGCTTTTACCTTTCCAGGGCTTCCTGTATGTGTTTGGAGGCATGTTGGATTCTGCATACACCTTGTGCAAATGTGCCCTGTGGGTGTTTGACATTGGTGAGTTTCACTTTAGACGTTCATGCAAGATGCAACTTGCACCGTCAGCCATGCTTGTTGTTTCCTTCCTCACTCGTCTACAGTTCTGTGTGAAACCTGTGCTTTTCTGTAGAAAAAACTCCTAAATGATGCATTGAAATGAACTATTTCAGTAACAATCACAGAAAACCATAAGAAAATTTAACGTATGCTGACAAATGTCCtataatttataattataaGAAATCAATTCACCTTTTCAGCTATTTTAAAATGGCTTTACCCACATTTATTGTTTTCCAAAGTTCTGTTGTCCTCCCTCAAAATCTTGCATCATTAAACTAAAGCTATTAAGTCAAAGATTCAGTCCATCACATGTGCTCTACTTTcctttcctgtttctctcagcAAAGCAGAACTGGGTGTCCTACCAGAGAAAGAGGAGCTCCCCTCAGGTACAGAGCACCtttcaaacatttcacaaagGATCAGATATTATGAAACCACTCTCCTCTTGATCCTCCCATGTTTGCTTCCAAATATCCATGTAGCCTGTTTTAAAATGGACAAATACTATCAAACATATACATACAATAAatccatattattattattacaagaTTTGCATTGTCACACAAATGTAATCATGACTCAAATTGTCCATTGAATAAGAAATAGTATGAAATAGATGCAGCCTTCATTATGCATCAACATGAATATTCCTGACATTTGTAATCTCTTTGATAGTGTTGTGCATCACAGCTCTTATTACTGTAACCAGCACTGATACAGCGAGACCAAGTCAAGTCAATGAATAACTTCCACATTTCTGAAGAACAAGTCGAGTGCCAGATGTTCCAGAGGAAACTGACACATCTGTCTTCTCTGTATGAGCTGGTAGATGCTACGCTCTTTAGCAGATATTGAGAAATGTAAGCTCTGAGAAAGTTCTGCATtcggaaaaaaaggaaattacacATTTGAAGGTTTAATGAGTCAGAACCTGCTCAGCACCTAGAGTTTTGAACACTAAGTGACACTCCAAAGGGATtctatgtatttatatgtgtgtatatttctgtctgtgcgtgtgtgtagtcCAAAATGCCAACCAACAGAAAGGGACACAGTGCCGTGGTGGTCGGTTCGGACATGCTGGTGTATGGAGGGCTCATAGACATGAAAGGATCTTCACAGGACTTCTGGGGTCTGGATTTCGGtgagtttaaaacatttgtttttcacagctACACGTGGATTTACACAGCACGTTGGAACTTGTTGagttttgagtgtgtgtcaaCCATGTACGCACTTCTGATGACGACACAGACACTAAGGTTGAACTATAGTAATTTCGTAAGTGAAGTCACAGCAGGGTGTGTTACATGCACTGCAATGTACAAATAATAAGTGGGGGCTGTGCAACTTCAAGTGAAGGTTTCAAATTGTTAAAGAAAGGCTGTTGACACGCAGCAGGTCAGAAATACAGATCGTTAAACAATGTAAGACGGCCTCTTGTTGCCTGTACATTCATTATCTCtacctctgtgtttttatgtgtgacAGACACCATGGCTTGGTCGTTGCTGAGTGATTGTCAGCAGGGCTCTTTAGGCCCAGGCCCCAGACACAGTCACTCAGCCGTGGCCCACCAGGATTGCATGTACCTGTTCGGGGGCTTGAAAGGCTTGAGGGAGCAGAGAGACTTCTGGAAGTGGAGTTCCATCAGCCACACGTGGAGTTCCCTCAGAACCAAGTAAGAAGTACATTCAAATTGAGTAAAATCGATTCTCTGTCACAGTAgacattgtgttgtgtgttcc
Proteins encoded in this window:
- the si:dkey-3d4.3 gene encoding ras guanine nucleotide exchange factor F — protein: MPVMSQSSPCLWTQLPQSSRSPCDRYKHACCSHDGHVYILGGRDNSCLRDFWRYSVVCNEWTELSCSSEAAPEELEEHSMVAHEGFLYVFGGMLDSAYTLCKCALWVFDIAKQNWVSYQRKRSSPQSKMPTNRKGHSAVVVGSDMLVYGGLIDMKGSSQDFWGLDFDTMAWSLLSDCQQGSLGPGPRHSHSAVAHQDCMYLFGGLKGLREQRDFWKWSSISHTWSSLRTKSGPSRLMGHSAVAYKDSMLLFGGGESQNSPNNCLWRYSFTSQTWGQVATLPASSPPDKIHHCCTGLGPSYTSDSSSPSSTSGHQDRLMEDKLRPFKNKCFPAPLTFLGSEGAIELETFSLDQCYESKTLSNSSQLDDSKEHLMGKDAQQIGYCLTFENKAFRNQWSCTEEELINEDDSDIVQHLPDLLLVLGGRPCSSHSPMSIWQMTLTDS